A single window of Deinococcus radiotolerans DNA harbors:
- a CDS encoding ferritin-like domain-containing protein — MSNAMNRRKFLGAAGAATATGLLAGCAPAMSMAPKANLDATIFNFALNLEYLEAAFYLAAVGRLQELDAAGGNSSKVILPAGFTGRNGDGVKFDSADVRAYANEVATDELNHVKIIRKVLGAAAVSQPTLDLGPAFAAAGSAASGGAITGFNPFANDLFFLHGAFIFEDVGVSAYKGAARFLSDASAGGNLENAAGILAVEAYHAGMIRTLLYQQRNTDVTPTLKVADVVQAISNLRDSVDGASDVDQGVVEGGAANIVLADGNGIAYSRTPRQVGNIVFLAPGATKGGFYPEGLSGDFSAILAL, encoded by the coding sequence ATGTCCAACGCCATGAATCGCCGGAAGTTCCTGGGGGCCGCCGGGGCCGCCACCGCCACGGGTCTGCTGGCCGGGTGCGCGCCTGCCATGAGCATGGCGCCCAAGGCCAATCTGGACGCCACGATCTTCAACTTCGCGTTGAACCTCGAGTACCTGGAAGCGGCGTTCTACCTGGCCGCCGTGGGCCGCCTGCAGGAGCTGGACGCGGCGGGCGGGAACAGCAGCAAGGTCATCCTGCCTGCGGGCTTCACCGGCCGTAACGGCGACGGCGTGAAGTTCGACTCGGCGGACGTGCGCGCCTACGCGAACGAGGTCGCCACCGACGAGCTGAACCACGTGAAGATCATCCGCAAGGTGCTGGGCGCGGCGGCCGTGTCGCAGCCCACGCTGGACCTGGGTCCGGCCTTCGCGGCGGCGGGCAGCGCCGCGTCGGGCGGGGCGATCACGGGCTTCAACCCGTTCGCGAACGACCTGTTCTTCCTGCACGGCGCGTTCATCTTCGAGGACGTGGGCGTCAGTGCGTACAAGGGCGCGGCGCGTTTTCTGAGTGACGCGAGCGCGGGCGGGAACCTGGAGAACGCGGCGGGCATCCTGGCCGTGGAGGCGTACCACGCGGGCATGATCCGCACCCTGCTGTACCAGCAGCGCAACACGGACGTGACGCCCACCCTGAAGGTCGCGGACGTCGTGCAGGCGATCAGCAACCTGCGTGACAGCGTGGACGGCGCCAGCGACGTGGATCAGGGCGTTGTGGAGGGCGGCGCGGCGAACATCGTCCTGGCGGACGGGAACGGGATCGCGTACAGCCGCACGCCGCGTCAGGTGGGGAACATCGTGTTCCTCGCGCCCGGCGCGACGAAGGGCGGCTTCTACCCCGAGGGCCTCAGCGGCGACTTCAGCGCAATCCTGGCGCTGTAA
- a CDS encoding malate dehydrogenase — protein MTTKQPVRVAVTGAAGQIGYSLLFRIASGDMLGKDQPVILQLLEITPALKALNGVVMELRDCAFPLLADIVTSDDPMVAFKDADYALLVGAMPRKAGMERGDLLGANGGIFKPQGEALNAVASRDVKVLVVGNPANTNALIAQQNAPDLDAGQFTAMVRLDHNRAISQLAEKTGKPVSSIKNLTIWGNHSSTQYPDLSQATVDGQPALDQVDRDWYEQQYISTVAKRGAAIIEARGLSSAASAASAAIDHMRDWALGTPEGEWVSMGIPSDGSYGIPEGLIYGFPVTCKNGKYEIVQGLPVSDFSRGKMDATAQELTEERDEVRKLGLVK, from the coding sequence ATGACGACCAAACAACCCGTCCGCGTTGCCGTTACCGGCGCCGCTGGCCAGATCGGCTACAGCCTTCTTTTCCGCATCGCGTCGGGCGACATGCTCGGCAAAGATCAGCCGGTGATTCTGCAACTGCTGGAGATCACGCCCGCGCTGAAGGCGCTGAACGGCGTCGTGATGGAGCTGCGTGACTGCGCGTTCCCGCTGCTGGCGGACATCGTGACGAGCGATGATCCGATGGTGGCGTTCAAGGACGCGGATTACGCGCTGCTGGTGGGCGCCATGCCCCGCAAGGCCGGGATGGAGCGTGGGGACCTGCTGGGCGCGAACGGTGGGATCTTCAAGCCGCAGGGTGAGGCGCTGAACGCCGTGGCGAGCCGTGACGTGAAGGTGCTCGTGGTGGGGAACCCCGCGAACACGAACGCGCTCATTGCGCAGCAGAACGCGCCGGATCTGGATGCGGGGCAGTTCACGGCGATGGTGCGTCTGGATCACAACCGCGCGATCAGCCAGCTGGCGGAGAAGACCGGGAAGCCCGTGAGCAGCATCAAGAACCTGACGATCTGGGGCAACCACTCCTCGACGCAGTACCCCGATCTTTCGCAGGCGACGGTGGACGGCCAGCCCGCGCTGGATCAGGTGGACCGTGACTGGTACGAGCAGCAGTACATCTCGACGGTGGCGAAGCGTGGCGCGGCGATCATCGAGGCGCGCGGCCTGAGCAGCGCTGCGTCCGCCGCGAGCGCCGCGATTGATCACATGCGCGACTGGGCGCTGGGCACCCCCGAGGGCGAGTGGGTCAGCATGGGGATTCCCAGCGACGGCAGCTACGGCATTCCCGAGGGCCTGATCTACGGTTTCCCCGTGACCTGCAAGAACGGCAAGTACGAGATCGTGCAGGGCCTCCCCGTGAGTGACTTCAGCCGCGGCAAGATGGACGCCACGGCGCAGGAACTGACCGAGGAACGCGACGAAGTGCGCAAGCTGGGTCTGGTCAAGTAA
- the wrbA gene encoding NAD(P)H:quinone oxidoreductase, whose translation MTTPSPVKLAIVYYSTYGTNHAMAQAAAEAARAAGAEVRILKVPETAPQAVIDTQDAWKAQQERSADVPTATPADLEWADAYLFSTPTRFGGAASQVRAFIDTLGGLWATGKLANKTFSAMTSAQNPNGGQETTLQTLYVTAMHWGSIIVAPGYTDQAIFASGGNPYGASVTANGQPLTDEDRATIAHQARRLVEVTAKLNG comes from the coding sequence ATGACCACGCCCTCCCCCGTCAAACTGGCCATCGTCTACTACTCCACCTACGGCACCAACCACGCCATGGCCCAGGCCGCCGCCGAAGCCGCCCGCGCCGCCGGCGCCGAGGTCCGCATCCTGAAAGTCCCCGAGACCGCGCCCCAGGCCGTCATCGACACCCAGGACGCCTGGAAAGCCCAGCAGGAACGCAGCGCCGACGTCCCCACCGCCACCCCCGCCGACCTCGAATGGGCCGACGCCTACCTGTTCAGCACCCCCACCCGCTTCGGCGGCGCCGCCAGCCAGGTGCGCGCGTTCATCGACACGCTCGGCGGCCTGTGGGCGACCGGGAAACTCGCCAACAAGACCTTCAGCGCCATGACCAGCGCCCAGAACCCCAACGGCGGCCAGGAAACCACCCTCCAGACGCTGTACGTTACCGCCATGCACTGGGGGTCGATCATCGTCGCGCCCGGCTACACCGACCAGGCCATCTTCGCGTCGGGCGGCAACCCCTACGGCGCCAGCGTCACCGCGAACGGCCAGCCCCTGACCGATGAGGACCGCGCCACCATCGCCCACCAGGCGCGCCGCCTCGTTGAAGTGACCGCCAAGCTCAACGGCTAA
- a CDS encoding RtcB family protein yields MIDVLSARGEALSPVLLPHDSGVPAHLFASPEVPVERAAVRDALRLLDLHAAAQKLDPALGVEALALTPDLHRASPAPVGTALRTRGVLTPHLIGNDLGCGMRLHLTGLRADDLRPHLDVLERELRAVFFQGQRALSLTGRQREALLRGGVPDLLAAPRPAGQRGLWDLLGAQAHQPDPHAPFVRGPLHGVRDWLGDRDRASFDTQLGSVGGGNHFVEVQEVAAVLDRHAAYAWGVRPGEVVVMVHSGSLGFGHLFGAQLRAPARAAPGAPLPLLPADHPGVPGVLDALHAAAHLASGNRLMLACMVRAALGRALPPGLLAQDQPFPALADAPHNFIWPGGDGDWVHRKGATPAAGPSVRHPHGEPVLIPGSMGDLSYLLAGQGHPLALGSASHGAGRRQPRGAAMRQSDAEALRALEALRVVTPTDLRTARSEIRARALSALKQEAPGAYKAVTPIIDTHARAGLARPVAALRPLLTVKSL; encoded by the coding sequence ATGATTGATGTTCTTTCCGCGCGGGGCGAGGCCCTGTCGCCCGTCCTCCTGCCTCATGACAGCGGGGTGCCCGCTCACCTGTTCGCCAGTCCGGAGGTGCCCGTTGAGCGGGCCGCCGTCCGGGACGCCCTGCGCCTGCTGGACCTGCACGCGGCGGCCCAGAAACTCGACCCGGCGCTGGGGGTGGAGGCGCTGGCCCTGACGCCGGACCTGCACCGCGCGTCGCCCGCCCCGGTGGGCACCGCGCTGCGGACGCGCGGCGTGCTCACGCCGCACCTGATCGGGAATGACCTGGGCTGCGGGATGCGCCTGCATCTGACCGGGCTGCGGGCCGATGATCTGCGCCCGCACCTGGACGTCCTGGAGCGTGAACTGCGGGCGGTGTTCTTTCAGGGGCAGCGGGCGCTGAGTCTCACGGGCCGTCAGCGGGAGGCGCTGCTGCGCGGCGGCGTGCCGGACCTGCTCGCGGCGCCGCGCCCGGCGGGGCAGCGGGGCCTGTGGGACCTGCTGGGCGCGCAGGCGCATCAGCCGGACCCGCACGCGCCGTTCGTGCGCGGCCCGCTTCACGGCGTGCGGGACTGGCTGGGCGACCGGGACCGGGCGTCGTTCGACACGCAGCTGGGCTCGGTGGGCGGCGGGAATCACTTCGTGGAGGTGCAGGAGGTCGCGGCGGTCCTGGACCGGCACGCGGCGTACGCGTGGGGCGTCCGGCCCGGCGAGGTGGTGGTCATGGTGCACAGCGGATCGCTGGGGTTCGGGCATCTGTTCGGCGCTCAGCTGCGCGCCCCGGCCCGCGCGGCGCCCGGCGCCCCGCTGCCGCTGCTTCCGGCCGACCATCCCGGCGTGCCGGGCGTGCTGGACGCCCTGCATGCGGCGGCGCATCTGGCGAGCGGGAACCGGTTGATGCTGGCGTGCATGGTGCGCGCCGCGCTGGGCCGCGCCCTTCCGCCGGGCCTGCTGGCGCAGGATCAGCCGTTTCCGGCGCTGGCGGACGCGCCGCACAACTTCATCTGGCCCGGCGGGGACGGGGACTGGGTGCACCGCAAGGGCGCCACGCCCGCCGCCGGGCCCAGCGTACGTCACCCGCACGGCGAACCGGTCCTGATTCCGGGCAGCATGGGGGACCTCAGTTACCTGCTGGCCGGGCAGGGGCACCCCCTGGCGCTGGGGAGCGCCAGTCACGGCGCGGGCCGCCGTCAGCCGCGCGGGGCGGCCATGCGCCAGAGTGACGCGGAGGCGCTCCGGGCGCTGGAGGCGCTGCGGGTGGTGACACCCACCGATCTGCGCACGGCGCGATCAGAGATCCGGGCGCGGGCGCTGTCCGCGCTGAAGCAGGAGGCGCCCGGCGCGTACAAAGCGGTGACGCCAATCATCGACACGCACGCCCGGGCGGGCCTGGCGCGGCCTGTGGCGGCGCTGCGGCCCCTGCTGACGGTCAAGAGCCTGTAG
- a CDS encoding MerR family transcriptional regulator → MLDVALLGRDGDRAAACMKDVSAAEFRQGVRQVRDVISALPKERRADLVTMCGGAEVFGALFEERGVGIGQFAALMGLPVTTVRHLLREGLLHPTRVNGRFRFLLHNVIELRGVQQWQGLGLTLEDTRAFLDAQGLLGLVAQGGTMFSVQREPPGPAALAALKVDVLARLGGAVRSLEARHAALGAQLERARALERLVQENRFGQPDGDSLPA, encoded by the coding sequence ATGCTGGACGTTGCCCTGCTGGGGCGTGACGGTGACCGCGCGGCGGCGTGCATGAAGGACGTGAGCGCGGCGGAGTTCCGGCAGGGGGTCCGGCAGGTCCGGGATGTGATCAGCGCCCTGCCGAAGGAGCGGCGGGCGGATCTGGTGACCATGTGCGGCGGGGCGGAGGTGTTCGGGGCGCTGTTCGAGGAGCGGGGCGTGGGGATCGGCCAGTTCGCGGCGCTGATGGGGCTGCCCGTCACGACGGTGCGGCACCTGCTGCGTGAGGGGCTGCTGCACCCCACGCGGGTGAACGGCAGGTTCCGGTTCCTGCTGCACAACGTGATCGAGTTGAGGGGCGTGCAGCAGTGGCAGGGACTGGGCCTGACGCTGGAGGACACGCGGGCGTTCCTGGACGCGCAGGGTCTGCTGGGGCTGGTGGCACAGGGCGGCACGATGTTCTCGGTGCAGCGTGAGCCGCCGGGCCCGGCAGCCCTGGCGGCCCTGAAGGTGGACGTGCTGGCGCGGCTGGGGGGCGCGGTCCGGTCGCTGGAGGCGCGGCACGCGGCGCTGGGCGCGCAGCTGGAGCGGGCCCGGGCGCTGGAACGGCTGGTGCAGGAGAACCGGTTCGGGCAGCCTGACGGGGACAGCCTGCCGGCCTGA
- a CDS encoding enoyl-CoA hydratase/isomerase family protein, translating into MDTAQLTAPGAYPGLHLHLHDGGILEVVIRSEKTLNSVNADAHRALTRVWRDIDDTPGIRSVLVRGEGRGFSSGGDFTLIEEMSSDFTALTRVWKEARDLVYNVINCSKPIVSAIHGPCVGAGLAVALLADVSITAHTARLLDGHVRLGVAAGDHAAIIWPLLCGLNKAKYHLMTGEPVSGIEAERIGLVSLTVPDEELLDRAWTVARQLASGSPTAIRWTKYALNNWLRQAGPTFDASLALEFLGFTGPDVREGLSSLREKRAPNFADDAPL; encoded by the coding sequence ATGGACACAGCCCAGCTCACTGCTCCCGGCGCGTACCCCGGCCTGCACCTCCACCTGCACGACGGCGGCATCCTCGAAGTCGTCATCCGCAGCGAGAAGACCCTGAACAGCGTGAACGCCGACGCGCACCGCGCCCTGACCCGCGTGTGGCGCGACATTGATGACACGCCCGGCATCCGCAGTGTCCTCGTGCGCGGCGAGGGACGCGGCTTCAGCAGCGGCGGGGACTTCACCCTGATCGAGGAGATGAGCAGCGACTTCACCGCCCTCACCCGCGTCTGGAAAGAAGCCCGAGACCTCGTGTACAACGTCATCAACTGCTCCAAACCCATCGTGAGCGCCATCCACGGCCCCTGCGTCGGCGCTGGCCTCGCCGTCGCGCTGCTGGCCGACGTGAGCATCACCGCGCACACCGCCCGCCTCCTCGACGGGCACGTCCGGTTGGGGGTCGCCGCCGGTGACCACGCCGCAATCATCTGGCCCCTGCTGTGCGGCCTGAACAAGGCCAAATACCACCTCATGACCGGCGAACCGGTGAGCGGCATCGAAGCGGAACGCATCGGCCTCGTAAGCCTCACCGTCCCGGACGAGGAACTGCTGGACCGCGCCTGGACCGTCGCCCGGCAACTCGCCAGCGGCAGCCCCACCGCCATCCGCTGGACCAAATACGCCCTCAACAACTGGCTCAGGCAGGCCGGACCCACCTTCGACGCGTCCCTCGCCCTGGAGTTTCTCGGCTTCACCGGCCCCGACGTCCGCGAGGGTCTCAGCAGCCTCCGCGAGAAACGCGCACCGAACTTCGCCGACGACGCACCGCTGTAA
- a CDS encoding aminopeptidase, with protein sequence MTTTDFQARLARYAELLVRTGVNLPHGGKVRVSAPVEATELARLVARAAYRAGATDVRVTYHDPHLGLALFEDGSDDAVNHLPDWHAQEAEAMVGDGYASIAIIGEDPSLLAGADPTRIAARSKLVAQAMRRVSEATGSFRVNWTVGAMATPAWAARVYPDLPQEQAVARLWDDIFAVTRADQPDPVAAWDAHLSRLERLTNHLNGKQYAAVHLKSDLGTDLTVGLAEHHVWQGGAETAQNGVRGVPNLPTDEVFTAPHRERVDGVAVASKPLSARGQLIEGIRMRFEAGRAVEVSATRGEETLKALVATDDGAARLGEVALVPASAPVAQTGTLFLNTLFDENAASHIALGRCYPTNVQGGTDPATLSAAGGNSDSLIHVDWMIGTPATDVDGITKEGTREPLMRAGEWVIEGL encoded by the coding sequence ATGACAACAACGGATTTCCAGGCGCGACTGGCGCGGTACGCCGAACTGCTCGTCCGCACCGGCGTGAACCTCCCGCACGGCGGCAAGGTCCGGGTCAGCGCACCGGTCGAGGCGACCGAACTGGCCCGGCTGGTCGCGCGCGCCGCGTACCGCGCCGGGGCGACCGACGTGCGCGTCACGTACCACGACCCTCACCTGGGCCTCGCCCTGTTCGAGGACGGGTCCGATGACGCCGTGAACCACCTGCCCGACTGGCACGCGCAGGAGGCCGAGGCGATGGTCGGCGACGGCTACGCGTCCATCGCCATCATCGGTGAGGACCCCTCGCTGCTGGCAGGCGCGGATCCCACGCGGATCGCGGCGCGCAGCAAACTGGTCGCGCAGGCCATGCGCAGGGTCAGCGAGGCGACCGGCAGCTTCCGCGTGAACTGGACGGTCGGCGCGATGGCCACGCCCGCCTGGGCCGCCCGCGTGTACCCGGACCTGCCGCAGGAGCAGGCCGTGGCCCGCCTGTGGGACGATATCTTCGCCGTGACCCGCGCCGACCAGCCGGACCCGGTCGCCGCGTGGGACGCGCACCTGAGCCGCCTGGAACGCCTGACCAACCACCTGAACGGCAAGCAGTACGCCGCCGTGCACCTGAAGAGCGACCTGGGCACCGACCTGACCGTGGGCCTCGCGGAGCACCACGTCTGGCAGGGCGGCGCGGAAACCGCGCAGAACGGCGTGCGCGGCGTGCCGAACCTCCCCACCGACGAGGTGTTCACCGCCCCGCACCGGGAGCGGGTGGACGGCGTGGCGGTCGCCAGCAAACCCCTGAGCGCCCGCGGGCAGCTCATCGAGGGCATCCGTATGCGCTTCGAGGCCGGACGAGCCGTCGAGGTCAGCGCCACGCGCGGCGAGGAGACCCTCAAGGCTCTCGTCGCCACCGATGACGGCGCCGCCCGCCTGGGCGAGGTGGCCCTGGTGCCCGCCAGCGCGCCCGTCGCGCAGACCGGCACGCTGTTCCTGAACACCCTGTTCGACGAGAACGCCGCGTCACACATCGCGCTGGGCCGCTGCTACCCCACTAACGTGCAGGGCGGCACCGACCCCGCCACCCTGAGCGCCGCCGGAGGCAACAGCGACAGCCTGATCCACGTGGACTGGATGATCGGCACGCCCGCCACCGACGTGGACGGCATCACGAAGGAAGGCACCCGCGAGCCGCTGATGCGCGCGGGCGAATGGGTCATCGAAGGTCTATAA
- the glpX gene encoding class II fructose-bisphosphatase — MTVKRKQGAESRVDTNHFEHALVLETARVTEGAALAASRWMGMGDKNAVDGAGTEAMRELLNSLDIRGTVVIGEGEMDEAPMLYIGEKVGQGQYEVDIAVDPVEGTSVTAKGLPNGLAVIALSERGGLMHAPDCYMDKLVVPPPAAGKVNLDWPVEANLNVLAQSLERDVDDLMITILDRERHADLIRRVRAAGARVKLIGDGDVVASLQVGVRGTGVHALMGSGGAPEGVLSAAAMKCLGAEIQGRFIAEDDAMRERFKAMGVDENRVYKTNDLAPGRQMVFSATGITYGELLSGVRRFGGGARTHTLVMGYATRVVRFIDTVHLEDDGARVTIRV, encoded by the coding sequence ATGACGGTCAAGCGGAAGCAAGGCGCGGAGAGCCGCGTGGACACCAACCACTTCGAGCACGCCCTGGTCCTAGAGACCGCCCGCGTGACGGAGGGCGCCGCCCTGGCCGCCAGCCGCTGGATGGGCATGGGCGACAAGAACGCCGTGGACGGCGCGGGCACCGAGGCCATGCGCGAACTGCTGAACAGCCTGGATATCCGCGGGACGGTCGTGATCGGCGAGGGCGAGATGGATGAGGCCCCCATGCTGTACATCGGCGAGAAGGTCGGGCAGGGGCAGTACGAGGTGGACATCGCTGTGGATCCGGTCGAGGGCACCAGCGTGACCGCCAAGGGCCTGCCGAACGGCCTGGCCGTGATCGCCCTGTCCGAGCGGGGCGGGCTGATGCACGCGCCGGACTGCTACATGGACAAGCTGGTCGTGCCGCCCCCCGCCGCCGGGAAGGTGAACCTGGACTGGCCGGTCGAGGCGAACCTGAACGTCCTGGCGCAGAGCCTGGAGCGCGACGTGGACGACCTGATGATCACCATCCTGGACCGCGAGCGGCACGCGGACCTGATCCGCCGGGTGCGGGCCGCCGGGGCGCGCGTGAAACTGATCGGGGACGGGGACGTGGTCGCCAGCCTGCAGGTGGGCGTGCGCGGCACGGGCGTGCACGCGCTGATGGGCTCGGGCGGCGCGCCCGAGGGGGTGCTGTCGGCGGCGGCCATGAAGTGCCTGGGCGCGGAGATCCAGGGCCGCTTCATCGCGGAGGACGACGCCATGCGCGAGCGCTTCAAGGCGATGGGCGTCGACGAGAACAGGGTCTACAAGACCAATGACCTCGCGCCGGGCAGGCAGATGGTGTTCAGCGCGACCGGCATCACGTACGGCGAGCTGCTGAGCGGCGTGCGGCGCTTCGGCGGCGGGGCGCGCACCCACACGCTGGTGATGGGCTACGCGACGCGCGTGGTGCGCTTCATTGACACGGTACATCTGGAGGACGACGGCGCGCGCGTGACCATCCGCGTCTGA